The Deinococcus sp. KNUC1210 genomic interval CGTACTCCGAACGGTGCCCTCGTAATCACGGAGAAAGTCCTCGTAGACCACGGTCAACGGGTGAATACTCGCCTCGGCGAAAAACTCTTCGATCAGTGCTTCGCGCAAGCTGGCCTCGACGAAGAGGTGATGGATGGCTTCGAAACTGTACTGGTCGTTGAGCGTGGCGTGCTGCGCCTCAATGGGCGTGGAGGGCTGCTGGCCTCGCGCACGGTGCCACTCGCCGGACTGAATGGCCCGCCACCACGACACGGCCAGCCTCACCTTATGGCGCCGGGTCATGAAGACATGCCGGCAATCCGGAAAGGTAGCCGCCCAGACGTCGGCGGTGGACAGCCGCTCGGGGAGGTTCAGCACGCGACGGAAGCTGGCGGTCCAGGCGGCGAAGTCATCGCGTTTGGGGCCGTATTTGAGGCCGAAGACGCCGTTGGGCGTGGTGTTGTGCTGCCAGATCTGCTGCAAGTCGGTGCGTGTCAGGGCCGCGGGGCGCGGTCATTGAGCGCTTCGGTGGGTCGGCCGGCCAGGCCGGTTTCGGTGAGCACGGCGGTGAGGAGCGTGCTCCCGGTTCGCTGGGACGACCAGATGATGTAGCTGCGGTGCGGCTGGTCTGGATGCATGGCGCAGTATGGCGGGTGTGCCGGCGACCGCACATCCGCTGAATGGCTGAACTGGATGATGGCCTTCTGCCGAGGGTAGCGGGTGACGACTCAGTGCATGACCCCTCATTCATGCGCTGAGTCGTCACTGTGGTTTGTGCTTGACAGCCTTGCGACGTGCGCACCCATCACGGCTGCGCGTCGTTCGCCTTGCTCTTTACACTGCAGCATGCGCTCCCTCGCCCTGATCGTTCTCGCGATTGCCTGGGGGGGCTGCGGCGCCACAGGGCCAGTCGCTTTGAACGTCCCTGACGATCCGCACATCTTGAATGGCGAGTGGGTG includes:
- a CDS encoding Stf0 family sulfotransferase; amino-acid sequence: MQQIWQHNTTPNGVFGLKYGPKRDDFAAWTASFRRVLNLPERLSTADVWAATFPDCRHVFMTRRHKVRLAVSWWRAIQSGEWHRARGQQPSTPIEAQHATLNDQYSFEAIHHLFVEASLREALIEEFFAEASIHPLTVVYEDFLRDYEGTVRSTLRFLDLEVPAVIPAPALERLADDGSEGWVQRFRHEQQANWTSPAW
- a CDS encoding Stf0 family sulfotransferase, which encodes MHPDQPHRSYIIWSSQRTGSTLLTAVLTETGLAGRPTEALNDRAPRP